One Rhodococcus sp. P1Y DNA window includes the following coding sequences:
- a CDS encoding amidase, whose translation MVRSLSRRAFIGSAAAGGIGIALTRHPGASANPTAALPSPDSISVTDPSLLSATEAASLLQSGNLSPRELLDACLIRSREYDGRIGAWVRIYPEFAYAAADAAADRLTARATDAESPPLVCGLPLALKDLYAVSGLPLTASSNVLTGNIAAGDSGVWSRLKNAGMVLLGHAHTHEFAIGVTTPQVGNPWNTSFSPGGSSGGSAAVLAARFAPLATGSDTGGSIRIPASACGISSIKPTFGRCSTAGMIPLTWTRDHAGPMARSLADASLMLRYMAGRDDADPATRAAPDEVFPLSASGADTPLASVRIGVPTNAVNGLPGPLSTLFARALDTARSLGAEIVDVTMPDYPTSLLLGDKCEMGAYHQQFAARIGLYSPSSAAAVGQAAAALATPVAEYIGFERDRMRYQRDFNRMFSDNSITAIVLPGAVADGIERGVGEALGVLNNSVADVRWANYSGAPAVTIPVGRSTLTGLPFGIQIGGLPWSDVATIEIGLELQAVLGVWQDAPSIDPAPRDIPTYLVANPGPGPDPTNTIGAATPLGTLPTVSDDPR comes from the coding sequence ATGGTGCGATCGCTGTCCAGACGGGCGTTCATCGGCTCAGCGGCTGCCGGTGGGATCGGAATTGCCCTCACGCGTCACCCGGGCGCATCCGCGAACCCGACCGCAGCTCTGCCATCACCGGATTCGATCTCGGTCACCGATCCTTCTCTACTGTCCGCGACGGAGGCTGCAAGCCTTCTCCAGTCCGGGAACCTCAGCCCCCGGGAGTTGCTCGACGCGTGCCTGATTCGGAGTCGGGAATACGACGGACGCATCGGCGCGTGGGTGCGGATCTATCCCGAGTTCGCCTACGCCGCGGCTGACGCCGCCGCCGATCGCCTCACCGCGCGGGCAACCGACGCGGAATCACCCCCGCTGGTGTGCGGCCTGCCGCTTGCGCTCAAAGATCTCTATGCCGTATCCGGACTACCGCTGACCGCGTCGAGCAACGTTCTTACCGGCAACATCGCAGCCGGGGATTCTGGGGTATGGAGCCGCCTGAAGAACGCAGGAATGGTCCTTCTCGGGCACGCACACACGCACGAGTTCGCAATCGGAGTCACCACGCCCCAGGTAGGCAATCCGTGGAACACCAGTTTCTCTCCCGGTGGTTCTTCAGGGGGCAGCGCCGCCGTGCTGGCTGCGCGATTCGCTCCGCTCGCGACCGGAAGCGACACCGGCGGATCCATTCGAATACCGGCGAGCGCCTGCGGAATCTCGAGTATCAAGCCGACGTTCGGGCGATGCAGCACGGCAGGCATGATCCCGTTGACGTGGACGCGCGATCACGCAGGCCCCATGGCTCGAAGCCTCGCCGACGCCTCGCTGATGTTGCGGTACATGGCCGGCCGCGACGACGCGGACCCCGCAACACGCGCCGCTCCGGACGAGGTCTTTCCGCTTTCGGCGTCCGGCGCGGACACGCCTCTGGCCTCCGTTCGAATCGGAGTGCCCACCAACGCCGTCAACGGACTCCCCGGTCCCCTGTCGACACTGTTCGCCCGAGCACTCGACACCGCGCGCTCCCTCGGCGCCGAAATCGTGGACGTCACCATGCCCGACTACCCGACCAGTCTCCTTCTCGGCGACAAATGCGAAATGGGCGCGTACCACCAGCAGTTCGCCGCGCGTATCGGCTTGTACAGTCCGTCCAGCGCGGCCGCGGTGGGCCAGGCGGCCGCGGCCCTCGCGACGCCCGTCGCGGAATACATCGGGTTCGAGCGCGACCGTATGAGGTATCAACGAGACTTCAACCGCATGTTCTCGGACAATTCGATCACTGCGATCGTTCTGCCCGGCGCGGTGGCCGACGGGATAGAACGCGGCGTCGGGGAGGCATTGGGCGTGCTCAACAACTCGGTGGCCGACGTCCGATGGGCCAACTACTCCGGTGCTCCCGCCGTCACGATTCCAGTCGGCCGCTCGACCCTCACAGGATTGCCTTTCGGTATCCAGATCGGCGGTCTGCCATGGTCGGACGTCGCCACCATAGAGATCGGTCTCGAGTTGCAGGCTGTGCTGGGAGTGTGGCAGGACGCACCGTCGATCGATCCGGCTCCGCGAGACATCCCGACGTACCTGGTCGCGAACCCAGGTCCGGGGCCGGACCCGACCAACACCATCGGCGCGGCGACTCCCTTGGGAACTCTGCCGACGGTATCCGACGATCCCCGGTAG
- a CDS encoding NADPH-dependent FMN reductase: protein MSAAPIDLVVMIGSVRSGRIGPSVADWFLGVAAKRAEFTTAVVDVMDLDLPHDLVRSPSTDVLANAIYSADAVVVVTPEYNHGYPGSLKTALDSVKYEWRGKPIGFVSYGGLSGGARATEQLRQVAAELHMVSVRDSVAIAQVRKVFGDNRSAVEDAAVDAASRMLDQLWWWAAAAREMRGTDPYPGR, encoded by the coding sequence ATGTCTGCAGCGCCGATCGACTTGGTCGTCATGATCGGTAGCGTCAGGTCCGGCAGAATCGGTCCTTCCGTTGCCGATTGGTTCCTCGGAGTGGCAGCGAAGCGAGCCGAATTCACGACCGCGGTCGTCGACGTGATGGACCTCGATCTTCCACACGACCTGGTTCGCTCACCGTCTACCGACGTTCTGGCGAACGCCATCTACAGCGCCGACGCCGTGGTGGTGGTGACGCCGGAGTACAACCACGGTTACCCGGGCTCACTGAAAACTGCTCTCGACTCCGTGAAGTACGAGTGGCGGGGAAAGCCGATCGGATTCGTCTCGTACGGAGGGCTTTCCGGCGGTGCGCGAGCGACGGAGCAACTACGGCAGGTAGCCGCCGAACTTCACATGGTGTCGGTTCGCGACAGCGTTGCTATTGCGCAGGTACGGAAGGTGTTCGGCGACAACCGTAGTGCGGTGGAGGACGCTGCGGTCGACGCGGCCTCACGAATGCTCGATCAACTGTGGTGGTGGGCTGCGGCCGCCAGGGAGATGCGCGGGACGGACCCCTATCCAGGTCGGTAG
- the eccE gene encoding type VII secretion protein EccE has translation MAVLAGRRAPATDAEPPRPRRDVPAAPRGHRGPRGHKPRRQYGLHRPTLRRALGIEVAAVLVCTLAIALRIPSTTVAVVVIPMALLPFVVVAGRSLLDWAFTAIRYTTKYAPPTGVTSEHIDDDGTPIGIHRIGERVSCVLELRPASGVATRLGRSSAITDGSLDIGVLADQLVQHDISLSGVTVVGHGARSASGSPATDVYEDLIGPLPAVATRTVWIVVTLEAHANELAAHARGGGTVGMDRTATIATRRVARALDTHGISSRLLSRSGIQSAAAHMLRGVSVDSLDETWRAAKMPGVIRTGFGLDCRALDAAGLADLWAVPALSTTVVIRLTPTARQERIALDGSCGFVTRTHAPSAPLPGALSMNGRQRQALLTSLPLSIEARGSSDSVCAVTRAHASELQLPVAGCGQLVGSDSSGHGVALRIHGSDVASVHVVGELYLAQQLVFRAIAVGARILVRTDRPHAWGPMVDSVATPDKLRIDGGHHRAGTRIELVVHDFSSAVDALDTTRNDGVTVLTLTEHIPATPMPDPDVSIVQPGAAGDRVLVRTPNAQLDLVLVTIPRETAFIGRPRSLRQATNAYRPG, from the coding sequence ATGGCTGTGCTTGCCGGCCGTCGCGCACCCGCGACTGACGCGGAACCCCCACGCCCCCGACGCGACGTTCCCGCCGCACCTAGAGGTCACAGAGGACCCAGAGGACACAAGCCTCGACGACAGTACGGGCTACACCGCCCGACACTACGACGCGCGCTCGGAATCGAAGTGGCTGCCGTACTGGTGTGTACGCTCGCCATCGCACTACGCATACCGTCGACAACCGTTGCCGTGGTTGTCATCCCGATGGCGCTACTTCCTTTTGTCGTCGTTGCCGGGCGCTCACTGCTCGACTGGGCATTCACCGCGATCCGATACACCACCAAATACGCGCCCCCGACGGGAGTTACGTCCGAGCACATCGACGATGACGGCACGCCGATCGGGATACACCGGATAGGTGAACGAGTGTCGTGTGTCCTCGAACTTCGTCCTGCCAGTGGGGTCGCCACCAGACTCGGCCGCTCCAGCGCCATCACCGACGGTTCACTCGACATCGGAGTTCTCGCCGATCAGCTTGTACAGCACGATATTTCGCTCAGTGGCGTCACCGTCGTCGGGCATGGTGCACGAAGTGCTTCCGGTTCACCGGCCACGGACGTGTACGAGGATCTCATCGGTCCGCTTCCGGCGGTCGCAACGAGAACGGTATGGATAGTCGTCACACTGGAGGCACACGCGAACGAGCTCGCTGCGCACGCGCGCGGTGGTGGGACCGTCGGGATGGACCGCACGGCGACGATCGCGACGCGCCGTGTCGCACGAGCTCTCGACACACACGGCATCTCGTCGCGACTACTCAGCCGCAGCGGAATTCAATCGGCTGCAGCGCACATGTTGCGCGGTGTATCCGTCGATTCGCTCGACGAGACGTGGCGCGCAGCGAAGATGCCAGGCGTCATCCGCACCGGCTTCGGACTCGATTGTCGCGCACTCGACGCTGCTGGACTAGCGGATCTTTGGGCCGTTCCTGCCTTGTCCACCACCGTCGTCATCCGACTGACTCCGACCGCACGCCAAGAACGAATCGCCTTGGATGGGTCCTGCGGATTCGTCACGCGCACCCACGCCCCCTCGGCGCCACTTCCCGGCGCACTGTCCATGAACGGTCGCCAGCGACAGGCGCTTCTCACGTCACTCCCGCTGTCGATCGAAGCCCGCGGATCCAGTGACTCGGTCTGCGCGGTCACCCGGGCACACGCGAGCGAGCTACAGCTACCCGTGGCCGGATGCGGTCAGTTGGTGGGTTCGGATTCCTCCGGTCATGGCGTCGCGCTTCGGATCCACGGCTCGGACGTTGCGTCCGTCCACGTCGTCGGGGAGTTGTATCTGGCTCAGCAGCTTGTCTTTCGCGCGATCGCCGTCGGCGCCCGGATCCTCGTTCGGACCGACCGGCCTCACGCATGGGGACCGATGGTCGACTCGGTGGCGACCCCGGACAAACTTAGAATCGACGGAGGTCATCACAGAGCAGGCACCCGGATCGAGTTGGTTGTGCATGACTTCTCCTCTGCGGTCGATGCACTCGACACGACGCGAAACGACGGCGTCACCGTTCTGACCCTGACCGAACACATCCCCGCGACCCCAATGCCGGACCCGGACGTCTCCATCGTTCAACCTGGCGCAGCGGGTGATCGTGTCCTCGTGCGAACCCCGAACGCGCAACTCGATCTGGTGCTTGTCACAATCCCTCGCGAGACCGCATTCATCGGCCGGCCGCGAAGTCTCCGTCAAGCAACAAACGCCTACCGACCTGGATAG
- the eccB gene encoding type VII secretion protein EccB, with the protein MAATPTTKWQVGGYRFLVRRMEHALVRRDVRMLHDPMRSQTRALAVGLVIACLGLAGCAALALLRPLDKIGDASIIVGKDSGAMFVRLDDTVHPVLNLASARLIVGQPDNPTIVKESELASKRRGSLVGIPGAPSSLPYDEDGSAVGWTVCDTLGSGGAVAGTSVMAGEPVHNDDIAPLTDTEALLWRTPDGVFLVYGGVRARIDLEDRSVVRALGLEGAVPAEVSSALANSVPVVPPIIAPPVPFAGGTPSYDIAGKTIGSVVKVSGVDVRYYVVLADGIQSISEATAQLMKFADSQGSPEIDSLNPDVLMRAPTVNQLAVDSFPRTRPSVVDRVAEPVACLSWLPQPAPDGGPTARLQTSAGRTLPLDGSAHPVRLAQADGAGPAADEVFVSPGSGGFVQTTGISPTSLRRDAYFFVADTGVRFGVADVDAAKALGFGAAASAPWQIVELLGAGPTLSREAALTAHDGVGPDPDAAALPSK; encoded by the coding sequence GTGGCGGCGACGCCGACAACGAAGTGGCAGGTCGGCGGGTACAGATTTCTCGTTCGACGAATGGAACATGCCTTGGTGCGCCGAGATGTGCGGATGCTGCATGATCCGATGCGTTCGCAAACTCGGGCGCTTGCGGTGGGTTTGGTGATCGCGTGTCTCGGACTGGCGGGTTGTGCCGCTCTGGCGCTGTTGCGTCCGCTGGACAAGATCGGTGACGCGTCCATCATCGTCGGCAAGGACTCGGGGGCAATGTTCGTCCGGCTCGACGACACGGTGCACCCCGTGCTCAATCTGGCGTCGGCGCGTTTGATCGTCGGCCAACCGGACAATCCGACGATCGTCAAGGAATCTGAGTTGGCGAGCAAGCGTCGTGGCTCGTTGGTCGGAATCCCCGGTGCACCTTCGTCTTTGCCGTACGACGAGGACGGGTCCGCTGTCGGGTGGACTGTGTGCGACACGCTCGGGAGCGGCGGTGCGGTGGCGGGCACGTCGGTCATGGCCGGTGAACCTGTGCACAACGACGATATCGCCCCGTTGACGGACACCGAAGCGTTGCTGTGGCGCACGCCCGACGGCGTGTTTCTCGTGTATGGAGGTGTTCGTGCGCGGATCGATCTCGAGGATCGGTCTGTCGTGCGCGCGCTCGGTTTGGAAGGAGCAGTTCCGGCGGAGGTGAGTTCCGCCCTGGCGAATTCGGTTCCTGTGGTCCCTCCGATCATCGCGCCGCCCGTTCCGTTCGCCGGGGGTACGCCGTCGTACGACATCGCAGGTAAAACGATCGGTTCGGTGGTCAAGGTGTCAGGGGTCGACGTTCGGTACTACGTGGTTCTCGCGGACGGTATTCAGTCGATCAGCGAAGCGACCGCACAACTGATGAAGTTTGCGGATTCCCAGGGCAGTCCGGAGATCGACTCGCTCAATCCTGACGTACTGATGCGTGCGCCTACGGTGAATCAACTTGCTGTCGACTCTTTCCCGCGCACCCGGCCGAGCGTCGTGGACCGTGTCGCCGAGCCGGTTGCATGCCTGTCCTGGCTTCCCCAGCCTGCGCCCGATGGTGGCCCGACCGCGCGCTTGCAGACCTCGGCGGGCCGCACTCTCCCGCTGGACGGTTCGGCGCACCCGGTCAGGCTGGCGCAAGCGGACGGGGCTGGCCCTGCAGCCGACGAGGTCTTCGTGTCGCCGGGTAGCGGAGGTTTCGTTCAGACAACCGGGATCTCGCCGACGAGTCTTCGGCGGGACGCGTACTTTTTCGTGGCCGACACCGGAGTTCGGTTCGGCGTCGCCGACGTTGATGCAGCCAAGGCGCTGGGGTTCGGTGCTGCGGCGTCGGCTCCGTGGCAGATAGTCGAACTGTTGGGTGCAGGACCGACTCTCAGCCGAGAAGCGGCCTTGACCGCTCACGACGGGGTCGGTCCGGATCCGGACGCAGCGGCTCTTCCGTCCAAGTGA
- the mycP gene encoding type VII secretion-associated serine protease mycosin, which yields MLGVRAVFGHARAVIDRAHRSARGALIVACIVAAAALGAGVGSASADRPVIDPALLPEPAPAAPPEPTEQRNACVPVSDVADANTMPPELATLDFGSVWPLTRGAGQIVAVIDTGVSPHPRLPGLRPGGDYVSTGDGLSDCDAHGTLVAGLIAATRQPGSGFSGGAPDAQIISIRQSSNAFGRERQPGEDEQIDSSAQNASGYGNVTTMAMAVRTAADLGATVINISEVACVPGGSGAPDGPLGAAIDYAARVKNVVVVAAAGNTGGAGGSPCEVQNPLPDPADPYANQWDRISTIATPAWFDQVLTVGSIGPDGSPAGFTLAGPWVDVAAPGTSMTSLSPTGPGLVDGTVDNQGNVSPIQGTSFSAPLVSAVAALVRAHRPDLDAAQVIERIKATAHSPAEGWNPLVGHGVVDPLAAVTGEVGGSPRQVPAESIAIDAPVAPPQPDTRPRTVALTGTAAVAIVLVLGLGVSGPLRRTRPHLDGRAAASGSGPTPS from the coding sequence ATGCTGGGTGTGCGGGCTGTATTCGGCCATGCGCGCGCTGTGATCGACCGGGCACACCGATCGGCCCGCGGCGCTCTCATCGTCGCGTGCATCGTCGCCGCAGCAGCACTCGGTGCCGGTGTGGGCTCCGCGTCAGCCGATCGCCCGGTGATCGACCCAGCACTCCTACCGGAGCCGGCGCCCGCAGCCCCGCCGGAGCCGACCGAGCAACGCAACGCGTGCGTACCGGTCTCGGACGTCGCAGATGCAAATACAATGCCCCCCGAACTGGCGACCCTCGACTTCGGCTCTGTCTGGCCGCTCACTCGCGGAGCAGGCCAGATCGTGGCCGTCATCGACACAGGCGTGTCGCCACATCCGCGACTTCCTGGTCTCCGCCCGGGCGGTGACTACGTCTCCACCGGCGACGGACTGTCGGACTGCGATGCGCACGGGACACTGGTCGCGGGCCTCATCGCTGCAACCCGCCAACCGGGTAGCGGATTCTCCGGGGGAGCGCCCGATGCGCAGATCATCTCGATTCGTCAGTCCAGCAATGCTTTCGGACGAGAGCGGCAACCGGGTGAGGACGAACAGATAGATTCCTCGGCGCAGAACGCATCCGGTTACGGCAACGTGACGACGATGGCGATGGCTGTGCGGACAGCCGCCGATCTCGGTGCGACGGTCATCAATATCTCCGAAGTCGCGTGTGTGCCCGGCGGCTCCGGTGCTCCCGACGGACCACTCGGCGCTGCAATCGATTACGCCGCCCGAGTGAAGAACGTCGTCGTGGTCGCTGCGGCTGGAAACACCGGTGGCGCAGGAGGTTCACCCTGCGAGGTCCAGAATCCGCTCCCCGATCCGGCAGACCCGTACGCCAACCAATGGGATCGCATTTCGACGATCGCGACACCGGCGTGGTTCGACCAAGTCCTCACTGTCGGTTCCATCGGCCCCGACGGCTCTCCAGCAGGATTCACTCTCGCCGGACCGTGGGTCGACGTTGCGGCCCCCGGCACGTCGATGACCTCACTGTCTCCCACCGGTCCAGGCCTTGTCGACGGCACCGTCGACAATCAAGGCAACGTGTCACCGATACAAGGCACCAGCTTCTCGGCGCCGCTGGTCTCCGCGGTGGCCGCACTCGTCCGGGCACACCGGCCCGACCTCGACGCAGCACAGGTGATCGAGCGGATCAAAGCCACCGCACACTCGCCGGCCGAGGGCTGGAACCCGCTGGTCGGCCACGGCGTCGTGGATCCGTTGGCCGCGGTCACCGGCGAAGTGGGCGGCAGCCCGCGGCAGGTTCCGGCGGAGTCCATCGCCATCGACGCTCCCGTCGCTCCTCCGCAGCCCGACACCCGCCCCCGGACCGTCGCACTGACCGGAACCGCAGCCGTCGCGATCGTTCTCGTACTCGGCCTCGGTGTATCGGGTCCGTTGCGCAGGACCCGCCCTCACTTGGACGGAAGAGCCGCTGCGTCCGGATCCGGACCGACCCCGTCGTGA
- the eccD gene encoding type VII secretion integral membrane protein EccD translates to MTGDLSRAVDQRGLQARGHGDDVPVRGGAAGAAALDLCRLTIMGQAVQVDMALPSDVPISLLIPGIVDVLDSRGTSPAFDRHGKSWVLSRVGMPPVDDTLTLNEASIHDGELLVLGTADAPAPAPLFDDLMYAVATAGSPTTGLWSARTAQRVGFAVGAAALALACIALVLPLLNEQNTDTRYGQGIEAAIGAAAAAVLFVAAGSVVGRFYRDDRTGVFLSGCALPLMFTAGVRFVPGEFGAPHLLLGGALVGASAIFAVRLGDHGSALFTAAASAAVILCGATSVDVFTDVPLSTIGAGTSIFGLVCLALAPRLSMMQARLPLPPVPTAGASLDETSDDDQPNTSDLSNLALRARSYLTGLVCAACAATTIGAAVAALGSPSSGIYWPGVALAVTTALILLLRGRTFAAVHHAAPLVAGGASILLVLTAVAVFSGSGVPLAMFASCILIVLGALFFGSFVPIREYSPVLRRGAELVEYAAIAVVLPLACWVCGLYSAMRAL, encoded by the coding sequence ATGACGGGGGATCTTTCACGCGCGGTGGACCAGCGCGGTCTGCAGGCCCGCGGGCACGGGGACGACGTACCGGTCCGCGGCGGCGCTGCGGGCGCCGCCGCGCTCGACCTGTGCAGGCTGACGATCATGGGGCAGGCCGTTCAGGTCGACATGGCCCTGCCGAGCGACGTCCCCATCTCGTTGTTGATTCCAGGCATCGTCGACGTTCTCGATTCCCGTGGGACCTCGCCTGCGTTCGATCGGCACGGTAAATCCTGGGTGTTGTCCAGAGTCGGAATGCCGCCTGTCGACGACACACTCACCTTGAACGAAGCATCCATCCACGACGGTGAATTGCTCGTTCTCGGAACTGCGGACGCCCCAGCCCCAGCACCACTCTTCGACGATTTGATGTATGCGGTGGCAACCGCGGGGAGCCCAACCACCGGGCTGTGGTCAGCGCGCACTGCACAGCGAGTCGGCTTCGCTGTGGGCGCCGCCGCACTCGCCCTGGCCTGTATAGCTTTGGTGCTGCCATTGCTGAACGAACAGAACACAGACACGCGATACGGTCAGGGCATCGAAGCTGCCATCGGGGCCGCCGCCGCAGCTGTTCTCTTCGTCGCAGCCGGGTCTGTCGTCGGTCGGTTCTACCGGGACGACCGGACCGGAGTCTTCCTGTCCGGCTGTGCACTTCCCCTGATGTTCACTGCAGGCGTCCGTTTCGTCCCGGGCGAGTTCGGTGCGCCGCATCTCTTACTCGGAGGTGCACTCGTTGGTGCGTCCGCCATTTTCGCGGTTCGCCTCGGAGATCACGGTTCGGCGCTGTTCACCGCCGCGGCGTCGGCCGCAGTGATCCTATGCGGTGCGACCTCGGTCGACGTGTTCACCGACGTGCCTCTCAGCACGATCGGCGCTGGGACCTCGATCTTCGGACTGGTCTGTCTCGCGCTCGCCCCGCGGCTGTCGATGATGCAGGCGCGACTTCCACTGCCGCCGGTCCCCACCGCAGGTGCATCACTCGACGAAACGAGCGATGACGACCAGCCGAACACCTCCGATCTGTCGAACCTCGCGCTGCGTGCACGGAGCTATCTGACCGGACTCGTGTGCGCTGCATGCGCAGCAACGACCATCGGCGCAGCGGTTGCCGCCCTCGGATCGCCTTCCTCCGGGATCTATTGGCCCGGAGTAGCTCTGGCAGTTACGACCGCCCTGATCCTTCTGCTCCGTGGTCGCACGTTCGCGGCGGTGCACCACGCCGCACCCCTCGTGGCCGGCGGCGCGTCGATCCTTCTCGTACTCACCGCTGTGGCCGTGTTCTCGGGCTCGGGCGTACCCCTGGCGATGTTCGCGTCGTGCATCCTCATCGTGCTCGGCGCCCTGTTCTTCGGGTCCTTCGTTCCGATCAGGGAGTACTCGCCGGTGCTTCGCCGCGGAGCAGAACTCGTCGAGTACGCCGCCATCGCAGTCGTGCTGCCGCTCGCATGCTGGGTGTGCGGGCTGTATTCGGCCATGCGCGCGCTGTGA
- a CDS encoding LLM class flavin-dependent oxidoreductase produces MSVPLSILDLAHIGEGESVKDSFDASVELAKHAESWGYERIWYAEHHNMRTIASSATSVLIGHVAANTSTIRLGSGGIMLPNHAPLTIAEQFGTLATLHPGRIDLGLGRAPGSDQQTMRAMRRDPSSADRFPQEVQELQGFLSHESRVPGVIATPGFGTDVPLYILGSSLFGAQLAAALGLPFAFASHFSPDALEQAVAIYRRDFRPSAQLETPYVIAGVNVIASDTEADAQRQFLATKRSRVSLLLGRGRTFTDEEADMLLDAPQGQHILQMTKYTAVGTPSTVKDYLDKFVVHADADELIVASGVGDRKSWLRSYELLAEVSELSRRKAAGVPA; encoded by the coding sequence GTGTCCGTACCACTCTCCATTCTCGATCTGGCTCACATCGGCGAAGGCGAGAGCGTCAAAGATAGCTTCGACGCCAGCGTCGAACTGGCCAAACACGCGGAGTCGTGGGGTTACGAGCGGATCTGGTACGCCGAGCACCACAACATGCGAACGATCGCGTCGTCGGCAACAAGCGTGCTGATCGGGCATGTAGCGGCCAACACCAGCACCATCAGGCTCGGTTCCGGTGGAATCATGCTTCCCAACCATGCGCCCCTGACCATCGCCGAGCAGTTCGGGACCCTTGCCACCCTCCATCCGGGACGTATCGACCTCGGTTTGGGCCGTGCCCCGGGAAGCGACCAGCAGACGATGCGTGCGATGCGGCGAGACCCGTCATCGGCCGATCGGTTTCCGCAGGAAGTCCAGGAGCTTCAGGGCTTTCTGTCACACGAGTCGCGCGTGCCCGGAGTAATCGCGACGCCCGGATTCGGTACCGATGTACCGCTGTACATCCTCGGATCGTCTCTGTTCGGCGCGCAGCTGGCGGCGGCTCTCGGCCTACCATTCGCGTTCGCGTCGCACTTCTCGCCCGATGCGCTCGAACAGGCCGTGGCCATCTACCGTCGCGACTTCCGACCGTCGGCTCAGCTCGAAACCCCCTACGTCATCGCAGGCGTCAACGTCATCGCATCCGACACCGAAGCCGACGCCCAGCGGCAATTCCTGGCGACCAAACGAAGCCGAGTGAGTCTGTTGCTGGGCCGAGGCCGCACCTTCACCGACGAAGAAGCAGACATGCTGCTCGATGCACCCCAGGGCCAGCACATTCTGCAGATGACCAAGTACACGGCCGTGGGCACGCCGTCCACAGTCAAGGACTACCTCGACAAGTTCGTGGTGCACGCCGATGCCGACGAGCTCATCGTCGCGTCCGGCGTCGGAGATCGTAAGTCCTGGCTCCGGTCCTACGAGTTGCTCGCCGAGGTGAGCGAGCTGTCCCGCCGGAAGGCCGCAGGCGTGCCTGCCTGA